The genomic DNA GATGATTCCAAGGTGGTCTTCGTGGTCCGCAAGATGCTGGACGATACCGGCATTCCACGGCGCAAATCCCAGCGCTTTATCGATTACGGCGTGTCGGTGGTGGAAGCCCGTATCACCCAGATGGACCCGAATCAGCGGTTTGTAGAGCGCATGCAGCTCAAGCAGAAAGCCTCTGCGGATCGGGCCATTGCCCGGGAACAACGGGTGCAGGAAGAAGAGCAGCGGCTGCTGGCCATCGCCCGGGGTGAGCGGGAAGTCGCCGAGCGTCAGGCCAAGGCCAAGGTGGATCAGATCCAGCGCACTACGGAAGCGGAAACCGAGAAACAGCTGGCCATTACCGAAGCGCAGAAAAAACAGGAACAGGCGGAAATCGACAAACAGACCGCTCAGGTCAACCTGGAGAAAGCGCGCATCGAAGCAGAAACCCGTCGAACCCTGGCTGATGCGGAGGCCTATCAGAAGAAAGCCGTGCTGCAGGCGGATAACGCCCTGGCGCAGAAGCTGGATGCGGAAATCGAGATCCAGAAAATCTGGGCAGAAGCCTTTGCCCAGCGCAAGGTCCCACAGTATGTCTTTGGCGGTGGCGACGGTAATACGCCTACCGGCTCGGATTCCGAAACCAAGGCCTTCATGCAGTTGCTGACCCTGGATGCGGCCAAGCGACTGAACTACGACCGGGATGTGAAGAACTAAACGCAAGGCCCAAGCTCCTGCAGCAGGACGGTGGACGCTGCAGGAGTTTCTGTTAGGGAGCGAACCCCGCGGCGGGGTTCGTTGGAACAATGACGATCCGCTTGCGCGTAGCGACTTGCTCCTCTTTCCCCGAAGCCGCTACAGTAGCGCCATGCTACACATCAGCCCCAACCTGTCCCTGCCGGAACAGGAAATCGACCTTCAGGCGATCCGTGCCCAGGGCAGCGGCGGCCAGAATGTGAACAAGGTCGCGTCAGCGATTCACCTGCGCTTCGATATTCGCGCCTCCTCCTTGCCAGAACGCTACAAGGAGCGCCTGCTGGCGCTCAGTGACCAGCGCATCACCAGCGATGGCGTGGTGGTCATCAAGGCCCAGCAGTTTCGCACCCAGGAAATGAACAAGGAAAACGCCCTGGCCCGGCTGGCCCAGTTGATCAAAAGCGTGACGGTGGAGCAGAAAACCCGCAAAGCCACCCGCCCTACCCTGGGCAGCAAGCGCCGGCGCATGGACAGCAAGACCAAACGGGGCAGAACCAAATCCCTGCGCGGCAAAGTCGATCCGGGCTGACAGCTACGGCGCGGCGCAGACCTTTCCCATCATCTGAAGCGATGATTCGCCTTGCAGTTTGTGGCTTGAAGCCTGCCGCTGTATTGACACAAAGCTCCCCTCCCTTGGCGTTATCTGACCACTCCCTTCACGTCCCTCTTTGCTAAGCTTGGCTTCGCTGATTTCATCACGGAGCCGAATCCATGAAAGCCGTCACCACATCAGGCTGGGGCCTGTCTGCCAAACTGGTCCTGGAAAACATCCCCGCGCCCACCCGCTTGGGGCCCAATGATGTGTTGGTGCAGGTGCATGCGGCCTCCGTGAATCCCAAGGACTGGAAGCTGAACTACCATGCGGCGGTGGCGCTGTCCCCTCTGCTGGTTAACAAGCTGCCGCCTTTCTTCGGCGATGACCTGGCCGGTGTGATCATCGACAAGGGCAGCAAGGTGCAGGACTTCGAGATTGGCGATGCGGTTTACGGCATGGACATGCGCCCGCGTACCGCGTCACTGGCAGAGTTGACCCGCATCGATCAGAAACGTATTGCCAAAAAACCACCGTCGCTCACCTTTCA from Alcanivorax sp. includes the following:
- a CDS encoding SPFH domain-containing protein, which translates into the protein MLKDKLKGALPVPKLIGVVIGVLVLVVVANKSIFYAEPGYVYHVRTITGQEQVVSDVGYQFFFFGRWNSWKRALTVQAVKGGTEDLAYVEVESSETSAALPPQNIMFLDQVDANAQATVRFTIPTDKDSFLQLAHEYRNPENLLRTALIPAFKETLQANASLMSAEEYYSGGRTEFNTEFENQMINGIYIVRREEISEKRVGDVRGSANVAMGTQQQDYGDDSKVVFVVRKMLDDTGIPRRKSQRFIDYGVSVVEARITQMDPNQRFVERMQLKQKASADRAIAREQRVQEEEQRLLAIARGEREVAERQAKAKVDQIQRTTEAETEKQLAITEAQKKQEQAEIDKQTAQVNLEKARIEAETRRTLADAEAYQKKAVLQADNALAQKLDAEIEIQKIWAEAFAQRKVPQYVFGGGDGNTPTGSDSETKAFMQLLTLDAAKRLNYDRDVKN
- the arfB gene encoding alternative ribosome rescue aminoacyl-tRNA hydrolase ArfB translates to MLHISPNLSLPEQEIDLQAIRAQGSGGQNVNKVASAIHLRFDIRASSLPERYKERLLALSDQRITSDGVVVIKAQQFRTQEMNKENALARLAQLIKSVTVEQKTRKATRPTLGSKRRRMDSKTKRGRTKSLRGKVDPG